The Peromyscus leucopus breed LL Stock chromosome 4, UCI_PerLeu_2.1, whole genome shotgun sequence genome segment CCGGCCGCGGCGCGCGCTCAGGCCAGGTCCAGCTTCTTCTGAGTTGTCGCCAGCTTGTCCTGCAGCCTCCGCTTCCTCCAGTCCAGGTAACGCCTCCGCAGCCGATTTGCCTGCCAGCCCAGGACCACTCCAGAGGCGAAAGCCACTAGCACCGACACCTGCAGCGTCCTCTCGGATACGTCCGCCATTGCAGCCACCGGGTACGTAGAATGGAGTACGGAAAGGCGTAAGGATCAAACGTCTCAGCGCCCACTTAGGGCCCGCCCCGAGCATGCGTGAGGCAAGGGAGCAGCGTCCCGCGGCTCTTGGGTCAGGGAGAAACTGACCAGTATAGAATCTTACCGTTGCTGCAAGACTGTCTTGATTTCTGGATAGGCTCCGCATTTTTTGTTTGACATTAGACATTGCCTTGCATCATAGCTAAGTTGGTATCATCTACTCCTGTTCGTTTTTCTTAGCAGCTGAATAACTAAGCTTTCTGGTAACttgattttaaaacaataaacgAATagagaaaatttttaataatacattttaaatgaacgaATGTGGACGGAATTGCCTTTAGTAGTACATTTTGTTTATCTCAGCACACATGATGTTATGTCAATATGTAATCAATCAGCTTCCAAGTTACTAGTGTCAATGCAATAACCACAGCTCTCACTCACGTTAAAGGAAGtcagagtttattctggagccattatgagtgaccatggcctggagACACAGACTTAGGTTACTCCAAACTCCGTGTTCCAACGTGGAAGCAGTTTCATTAAGTTTTATAgatttacagaacaaagaaagtcataaatcaaggcaaatttaaaatacaCTGGCAGTTACAATAAGATGGAGAAGGCTTTTCTATAGGCCTAAGAAAGCATGTGTTTGAATCATTGCCTTGACTGATACAATCCAGGACaggatggtttgttttgttttcaaaataaataccTATTTGGGAATCTCCCCTACTTACCTTTTTATAGCAATGCAAGTGTGAAACCAATTACGTGTCATTAATAGAGAGGGTTAGCATACAGTTGGATCGATACAGATGCAAGAAAACCAACAATGTCAATAGATagtaacataatttaaaatagccATATCAGGAGAGTATCAAGAAGTTTAACAGATAAACATTGGAAGTGTTCCCACTGAAGCAGAAGAATGTCCAGTAGCACCGCACCATTGTTTAGATAAACATTGGAAGTGTTCCACTGAAGCAGAAGAATGTCCAGTAGCACCGCACATTGTTTAGATAAACATTGGAAGTGTTCCCACTGAAGCAGAAGAATGTCCAGTAGCACCGCACCATTGTTTAGATAAACATTGGAAGTGTTCCCACTGAAGCAGAAGAATGTCCAGTAGCACCGCACCATTGTTTAGCATCATTTTCAATCTTTAACACAAAGACACAGCAAAAACAGGAATGACGCAAATACACGCTGCTTTCATAAAGATAGTAATATGgcattgggtggtggtggcacacacctttaatctcagcacttgggaggtagaggtaggtggatctctgaattccaggcca includes the following:
- the Mtln gene encoding mitoregulin — its product is MADVSERTLQVSVLVAFASGVVLGWQANRLRRRYLDWRKRRLQDKLATTQKKLDLA